In one bacterium genomic region, the following are encoded:
- a CDS encoding DUF4277 domain-containing protein, with product MKITSTQTINVGPIPLILPIIRSLRIKETIDSICPMERKADKGITHGQVIEALIVNRLIAPKPLYGVKNGRKRNIIANLFNIPFSAFLLNVLISSLYSFNNLRYNALQKSWNLPISL from the coding sequence ATGAAGATTACTTCAACCCAAACTATAAATGTAGGACCTATACCCCTTATACTTCCAATAATTCGCTCTCTTCGTATCAAAGAGACAATAGATAGTATCTGCCCAATGGAACGAAAAGCAGATAAAGGAATTACCCATGGACAGGTAATAGAGGCACTTATTGTAAATAGGCTTATAGCACCAAAGCCTCTTTATGGAGTAAAGAATGGGCGAAAGAGGAATATTATTGCCAATCTATTTAATATCCCATTTTCCGCTTTCCTTCTGAATGTATTGATATCTTCTCTCTATTCCTTTAATAATTTGCGTTACAATGCACTACAAAAAAGCTGGAACTTACCCATAAGTTTGTAG
- a CDS encoding elongation factor G, whose amino-acid sequence MYSFDKIRNIALISHRGAGKTSLSEALLFKTGKIDRLGSVDLGTSFFDYGEEERKRKTTISSNVGFFEWKNYKINIIDTPGYFDFIGEVKAGLRAVEGAILLIDAEAGVQVGTENVGKIAAEYNLPLLIFINKLDKENADFNKTIEQIRKKISPSSPCLFIPNGSGANFSSIKDVLKEDCPEKQGLIEAISETDDKLLEKYLEKGELSEQEIMDGLISGVKNRKLFPILCGSSLKEIGITELLDAIISFIPSYHKTVGLNLETNEEVTINKDFPFSGFVFKVISDPHVGELTFIKVLSSKMESGCEVYNSTQKHKEKLGHLMFVCGKTRQDISGIPAGDIGVAVKLKGAKISDTLCDAKSLITFPNIKFPEQSISLAINPKTKQDQEKVSNGLHKLSEEDPTFTSHYDVELSQTIISGMGELHLEIMLDKLKHRFQVEVNVEKPRIPYRESIKIRASGEGKYKRQTGGRGQYGHSLIHIEPLTLNSEEPFVFENKIFGGAIPAKYIPPVEKGVKEAMDKGILAGYPVKWVKVILYDGSFHEVDSSDIAFQLAGSFAFKDAFSKASSYLLEPIMEVDVFSPEEYTGDIVSDLNGRRGRISGIEAEHIQALVPQAEMYKYSTSLRSQTQGRASYTMRFSHYEEVPGHIASKIIEERQSKT is encoded by the coding sequence GTGTATTCCTTTGATAAGATTCGCAATATTGCCCTCATTTCCCATAGAGGTGCAGGAAAGACATCTTTATCTGAAGCCCTGCTATTTAAAACAGGAAAAATAGATAGGCTTGGTTCTGTTGATTTAGGAACAAGCTTTTTTGATTATGGAGAGGAAGAAAGAAAAAGAAAGACAACAATATCATCAAATGTAGGATTTTTTGAATGGAAGAATTATAAAATAAATATTATTGACACCCCTGGTTATTTTGATTTTATTGGTGAGGTAAAGGCAGGGTTAAGGGCTGTTGAGGGCGCAATCCTTCTTATAGATGCTGAAGCAGGTGTTCAAGTAGGAACAGAGAATGTCGGAAAAATTGCAGCAGAATATAACCTTCCCCTTCTTATTTTTATCAATAAGCTTGATAAGGAGAATGCTGATTTTAATAAAACAATTGAGCAAATAAGAAAAAAAATTTCTCCTTCCTCTCCTTGCCTATTCATTCCAAATGGAAGCGGAGCTAATTTTTCATCTATAAAGGATGTTTTAAAAGAAGATTGCCCTGAAAAACAAGGGCTTATTGAGGCAATATCCGAGACAGACGATAAACTCCTTGAGAAATATCTGGAAAAGGGTGAGCTTTCAGAACAGGAAATTATGGATGGGCTTATATCAGGTGTAAAAAATAGAAAGCTCTTTCCCATCCTTTGTGGCTCATCTTTAAAAGAAATAGGGATAACAGAGCTACTTGATGCCATTATTTCATTTATTCCTTCTTATCACAAAACAGTAGGCTTAAATTTAGAAACAAACGAGGAGGTAACAATAAACAAAGATTTTCCATTCTCTGGCTTTGTCTTTAAGGTAATATCAGACCCACATGTAGGCGAGCTTACATTTATTAAGGTTTTATCCTCTAAGATGGAATCAGGGTGCGAGGTGTATAACTCCACACAAAAACACAAAGAAAAATTGGGTCATCTTATGTTTGTTTGTGGAAAGACAAGACAGGATATATCAGGAATTCCCGCTGGTGATATAGGCGTTGCTGTTAAGCTTAAAGGAGCAAAGATTTCTGATACCCTATGCGATGCAAAATCTTTAATAACATTTCCAAATATTAAATTTCCAGAACAGAGTATATCGCTTGCTATAAACCCAAAGACAAAGCAAGATCAAGAAAAGGTAAGTAATGGTCTCCATAAGCTTTCTGAGGAAGACCCAACATTTACATCACATTATGATGTTGAGCTTTCTCAAACAATCATCTCTGGTATGGGTGAATTACACCTTGAGATTATGCTTGATAAATTAAAGCACAGGTTTCAGGTAGAGGTTAATGTAGAAAAACCAAGGATTCCATATAGGGAATCAATAAAGATAAGGGCATCTGGTGAGGGAAAATACAAAAGACAAACAGGTGGTAGGGGGCAATATGGTCATAGCCTTATACACATAGAACCACTTACTCTAAATAGCGAAGAGCCATTTGTCTTTGAGAATAAGATATTTGGTGGAGCAATCCCTGCAAAGTATATCCCTCCAGTGGAGAAGGGTGTAAAGGAGGCAATGGATAAAGGAATCTTGGCAGGATACCCTGTAAAATGGGTAAAGGTTATCCTTTATGATGGCTCATTCCACGAGGTTGATTCCTCTGATATTGCCTTCCAGCTTGCAGGCTCATTTGCCTTTAAGGATGCATTCTCAAAGGCGTCATCTTATCTTCTTGAGCCTATTATGGAGGTTGATGTATTCAGCCCAGAGGAGTATACGGGCGACATAGTATCTGACCTAAATGGAAGAAGGGGAAGGATATCGGGGATTGAAGCCGAGCATATTCAAGCCCTTGTTCCACAAGCAGAGATGTATAAATATTCCACAAGCTTAAGGTCGCAAACACAGGGAAGGGCAAGCTATACAATGAGATTTTCCCACTATGAAGAGGTTCCAGGCCATATAGCCAGCAAGATTATAGAGGAAAGGCAAAGTAAAACTTGA